DNA sequence from the Desulfonatronum thiosulfatophilum genome:
ATTATGGCAAACCAAAACTGCTGATCATTGACGAAATCGGCTACCTTCCGTTCGAGACCAATGCTGCTCACTTGTTCTTTCAACTGGCATCACGTCGCTACGAGCGTGGCAGCTTGTTGCTGACCAGCAACCGCAGCGTCGGCGAATGGGGAGAGGTTTTCGGCGATGCCGTGGTGGCGACAGCCATACTCGACCGGGTACTGCACCACAGCCATGTGGTCACCATCCGCGGTGAGAGCTATCGGCTACGAGAGAAACGACGTTCCGGCATGAAAACGGTGATGACTGCGGCACCGTCAACCCAAACCCAGGGGGGTCAATTCTAACTGTCGCCAAGGGGTCAGTTTCTGATGTCGCTTGACAGTCTCGGCCTTTCGGCCTTCTTCCGGCTCGCTTGGCGTCTCGGGTCACCCCTGCTCGCCGAGCCTGGACTTCGTGGTGAACAGGCAATTACCACGGTGGGAACTTTGCATCCCACTGGAATCGCCAGGACTTCGCCTGGCGCACAACTACTCAGCTCATCCGAGTAAAAGCGGACTGGATACCCGCCTTCGCGGGTATGACTGCCCGGAGAGACGGCTTTAAACAACAAGTCATTCCCGCGAAGGCGGGAATCCAGGTCATGCTTGCCTCAAGTTTTTGAAAGTAACCTTTTCCTGCTGTGAGGCTGGGTAGTTACAAGAAAAGTATCTAATCAGTATATTTGCTGCATGTTAAATTGTACCCTGGGCGACACATTTTTCCCTGGGATTGCCGAACTGGGGTGCGGCAATCCCAGGTATTACCCCTTGCTGTGATCCCCCCATTGGGAGAGAAAGCGCAGGCCAAAGCGCTTGCGGATGCGCTGAATGATCTCTTCATGGGGGTGATGGGGATTTTCCGCTATTTTCGGGCAGGTTACGGGTGTTCCATGGAACGGCGTTTCCATGAGTTTGGCCTCATAGGCGTGTGCCAGCAGAACGGGCATGGAGAGAACATCCGCGGCGTTATAGGCCAATAACGTTTCCAGGGCCCGTTCATCACCGGTGGTCTGGTATTCGTGCCAGAGCAGCACGGCAAAATATCCGTCCAATCCTTCCAGTTCATCCCGACTCAACCCCAGACGACGTTCACAGGCCTTCAGCCCCCCGGTTATCCCGACGGAACGCAATACAAAGCGAAGATCCACATGGGCTTTGGGCAGTTGCGCCTGGAGTTCGCGTTCGATAATCGGACCATCGAAGCACCGTCCATTGAAGGTGACCAGCAGGGAATATTCCTGGATATCATCGCAGAATGACTCCAGATTGCGGCCCTGGACATAGGTGCGCAGCCGCTTGCCGTCATAGAGGGCGATGGTCGTGATCCGGATCTCTCCGTCATCATTTGTGGTTTCGATATCTACGAAGGCCGCCTTGTCGCCGAAGTGGGAGCAAAGCCGCCAAGTTTCCGTTTTGGGCAGGCATTGGGCGAACCAGTCCGCCTCGCCGTAATGTAAGCGTTCGGTGGATTCTTCCAATGTTTGCAGGGCAGTCTTGGAGAGCAGTTTCGGATATTTTTGACCGTTGCTCAGGGCATCCTTCCAGGTCGGAATTCCGGCCTCCCAGATTTTTCGCTCCTTGATATTACCGATGCGCGGGATGTGGCAGAATGTATTGATGAGCATTACCTGAGTCCTGGACGGGGATGAAGTTTATGGGGACGGGGGCCTGCCTCGCGTACCGGCTTGTTATTCCGTAATCGCCGCTGCCGCAACTTTTTTTGCCAATGTACTGTTCAGCCGTGGACCCGTTTGTCTTGATTTTGCGACGAGGGTGCAAAAAAAAAAACCGCCATTCGGACAGCCGAATGGCGGACTTGGTCACTTTGCTGAACCGCCGGAACTATTGGATGCTTTTGCCCTGCAAAGCGGCAATGCGGTGTTCCAGGGGCGGGTGGGTCATGAACAGCATTTTCAAACCGTGGTCGCCGGTCTTGCCGCTGATTCCGAAGGAGCTCATCTGTTCCGGCAAAGGTTCCGTCATGCTCTTGCGCAGCTTTTCCAAAGCCGAGATCATCTTTTCACGTCCGGCCAGCTTGGCGCCGCCGGCGTCCGCCCGGAATTCACGTTGCCGGCTGAACCAGAACACAATGGTGCTGGCCAGGATGCCGAAAACGATTTGGGCCACGATGCTGGTGACGAAAAAGCCGATTCCCAACCCTTCCTCGTTCTTGAGAATCACGCGGTCCACAAAGTAGCCCACGACGCGGGAAATGAAGATGACGAAGGTGTTGACCACGCCCTGGATCAGGGTCAGGGTGACCATGTCGCCATTGGCGATGTGGCTGACTTCATGAGCCAGGACAGCCTCGACCTCGTCCTTGTTCATGGTCCGCATCAAGCCCGTGCTGACCGCGACCAGTGAGCTGTTCTTGGTCATGCCGGTGGCAAAGGCGTTGGGAGTGTCCTGATCGAATATGGCGACTTCAGGCATGCCGATGCCGGCCCGGGCGGCCTGGGACTTCACGGTTTCCACCAGCCATGCTTCAGCCTGGTTGCGCGGCGTGGTGATGACCTGGGCTCCGGTCATCCGTTTCGCCATCCACTTGGACATGGCCAGGGAGATGAATGAACCTCCAAAACCGAATACAGCGGCAAACAGCAACAGGCTGCCGTAATCAAGGCCGACGCCGGTTTCGTCGAGAATGCCGGTGAATCCCAACAGAGACAAAACGACACTGAGGACAAGAATGACGGCAATGTTTGTAATCAGAAAAAGTGCAATTCTTTTCATGTTTCGATATCCCTCCAGAAAAAGAAAGCTGTGATATGCAAAAGGCCGAACGACTCAATCGAATCATATAAACAATCTTTGATCATGAGGCAAGATTGTACGTTTCAGGCTGCATGACGGGGGATGAGGCCGGGATGAGTGAACCCTGGACCAGCGGTACATGCGATGCTTGATCCCACTTGTTCTGGGTTAGCCATGCTCCGTTCCTTCCCGTCTGATATCCGTTCTCCAGGTTTTCGGCACTGCCACCTAAAAAAAGTTGGCCCGATATTGCAGCTCACGCATGGAGCAGATATGAACCGTTGGGCATCGGAAAGAGGTTCGCGAACAGATCAGCAACAGCAGAATACCTCTGTTTTTGTCCGGTAGTCGATTGTCCAGCAACATCATAACAGGAGAACTTGGCATGTCCTTGAAGCGAATGACTTTGATTCTGGTCGCATCAGCATTTTTGACCGTCACGACCGGAGGGTGCGGACCGATCTATGATACTCGATATTCTTATGTTCCGCCCGGTAATCCTCAAGGGCAAACCTGTGTGTTTCAATGTGAGAATATCAATATGCAGTGCGAGCAGCTTGAGCAGATGAAAGAAGAAAATTGTATAAATCGCGCCAGGCTCGATGAGGAACGCTGCAAGGAAAACATCCGCCGGCAGGGTCGAGAGCCCAACTCCTCTGAATGTTCACAACTGGCTTTTTGCAGCGCGGATCATGATCATTGTTCAGAAAGATATCGACACTGCTATCAGAACTGCGGCGGCAGAGTGCATGCGGAACAGGTTTGCGTTTTCAACTGTCCGTAGGAAGTTGTGCCGACTGTTCCCTTCTTCACCAGATCGCAACCATGACCAATAACGGAGGTTCCGTGTCCCATCCCGTCCAACTTTCAAGACCTGACGCGGCTCTTTGTGAAGAGCGCGATGCGTGCGCCATTATCGCTTTCGTTGACAAACGCGGCCGGATGACCCACGCCAACGTGGTCCGAACCATCGAGGCCTTGAAAAAAATGGCGCATCGTTCCGGCGACATTAATGACGAAGGGGACGGTTGCGGAATCATGACCGACATTCCGCGTGAGCTTTGGAGCCACAGGCTGCACGAAGCCGGATTGTCGCCGCACCTGGCCGAATCCAGCGGTTTTTTCGTCGGCCATTTCCTCTTGCCGCACCGAATCCGCGAGCGAGCAGAAGAAATATGCGATAAGATCCGCCATATCTTTGCCTTGCGCGGTCTGGATCTGCTTTTGGAGTTGCGAGGTAAAACCAACGACGCGGAACTGGGTCCCATGGCCAGGGCCGAAACGCCGCTGTTCTGGCAGGTGGCCGGTCTTGTGAAACAGGAAGTGCGCATCACCACCGGCCAACTTCTGTTCAAAGTCGTGCAGGAGCTGGAAGCCATGGAGCCTGACCTGCATGTGGCCTCATTGTCTCAGGACACTGTGGTCTACAAGGTTCGGGGTGGTCCGGATCTGCTGCAGAGAGTCTATCCGGAGCTGCGCGATCCAGCTACCCGCTCCAAAATTTGTCTGGGACACAGCAGGTATTCCACCAACACCCTGCCCACGGTGGAACGGACGCAACCTTTCTCCATTCTGGCCCACAACGGTGAAATCAACACCATCGAACGACTGCGAGGCGCGTCCCGAAACCTGGGGATCGATCCGGTACTTGGCGGCAGCGATTCCCAGGATCTGAACCGGTGCATCGAAGGCCTGATCCATCGCTTTGGGTTCGAACTTATCGAAGCCTTTGCCATGCTGTTCCCGGCGGTGCACAGCGAGGTGGAGCAGTATCCCGAAGACTTGCGCAAGGTTTATGAAACCTACCGCTGGCTGTTTCCGCCTTCGGCCCAGGGACCGGCCGCCATTGTCGCCCGGCATGGCGACGTCTGCATCGGCAGCGTGGACGCTCTGGGATTGCGTCCGCTTTGGTTCGGAGAAAGCGACTACAACTATTATCTGTCATCGGAAAAGGGCGTCGTGGATCTGGAGGATACGGCTTCAGATCCCATCCCCCTGGCTCCGGGCGAAAAAATGGCGATCCTGTCCGTTTCAGGACGCAGGGCCGTGGTCTTCAACTACCGGGCCTATCAGCGTCGCCTGGTTCGCTTGATGCAGGGCCGAAGCGCGCTTCAGGAGCGTGTGCGGGCGTACTACCGCGATATACCTGAGCAGAAGGGAGAGTTGGTCCGCTTGGAGGATCTGTTTGACGATGGTCTGCCGCGCATGACGCCTACGGAAATGACCCGGGATAATGTTCTGGCGGCCTTTGGCTGGCACAAGTACGACGTGGATATGCGCAAGAAGACCGCAACCATCGGCGGAGCGGTCATCGGTTCCATGGGCTACCAGGGTCCGCTGGCCTGCCTCAGCGGTGAGGGCCTGCCGAACATATCCGAGTATTTCAAGGAAAACGTGGCCGTGGTTACCAATCCGGCCATCGACCGGGAGCGGGAAGCGGACCACTTCACAACCCGCTGCATCCTTGGTGATCGTCCGGAAATGGGCAGCCGGGAGCGTTCCGGCGCCGTAGGGCTGGAACTGCGGACACCGCTGTTGCTTGGCGGATGTCTGGACAGTCAGGTTTGCGGCTCGGCTCTTTCGACACTGGCCGCGGAATTCGGCACGCAAACCATGGATGCGGTGCTCTCGTTTTTTACGGCCCAAGGCCGTGATCCCGGGCGGGTGGCCATCCTGGACGCCACCTTTGATCCGCGGGGCGACCTCCCATCGCGTCTTGACGATCTATGCGACGAGGCCCACACGGCCATCAACAACGGGGCAGTCCTGCTGATCCTGGATGATTCGCGGAGTTTTTCCGATGGTCGGGTCTTTCTCGATCCGGGTCTGGCCCTGGCCGTGATGGGCAACTTCCTGGAGGAGCATCGCCTGCGGCGGCGTTGCTCACTCATCGTGCGCAGCGCCGCGGTGCGCAATCTGCACGATGTTATGTTCCTGATCGGCCTGGGCGCGGATGCGATCAATCCCTACCTGATCTGGCGCATGGCCAGGCTGCACGCCACCGAATCCCGTCCGGCCGAAACGGTGATCCGAACCACCATGGACGTCCTCCAAAAAGGCATGGAAAAGGTGATGTCCACCATGGGCATCCATGAACTGTGCGGTTACGGCAGGATTTTCTCCTCCATCGGGTTGGCCGACGATCTGGCCGCGCTGTTCAAGTGTCAAAACTTCTGCCGTTCCGCGGATACGGGTCTGTCCATGGCCCGCATGGCGGAGACGGCTCACATCCGTCTGGCCAAGGCCACGGATCAGGTGCCGGCTCCGCTCTGGAGCACTCCGCCCAGAAATGCCATGGTCGGAAAGATCTTGCGCCGGACCGCCACCGGCGTGGTCGGCTTCCGGGAGATGGCCCAGGAACTGACCGCTCTAGAACGGGAGAATCCCGTGGCCTTGCGCCATGTCCTGGGTTTTGTCCGTCCCGCGGAGCACGCGCATCCCCTTGTCATGCGGGAGGTGGACATCAGTATCGGCAATCACGCCATGCCGTTGTTCATTCCGGCCATGAGCTTCGGTTCTCAGGGCGAAAGCTCCTTCCGGGCTTATGCCGAGGCGGCGAAAATCCTGAACATCATCTGTATGAACGGCGAAGGCGGAGAAATTCCGGACATGCTCGGCAAGTACCGCCATAACCGCGGTCAGCAGATCGCATCGGGGCGGTTCGGCGTGCACATGGCTTTCCTGAATTCCGCTGATTTTTTGGAAATCAAGGTCGGACAGGGCGCCAAGCCCGGCGAGGGAGGGCATCTGCCCGGGCAGAAGGTGACGGCCATGGTGGCGGAGGCCAGGCACTGCAAGCCTGGGATTCCTCTGATTTCGCCTTCCAACCATCACGACATCTATTCCATCGAGGACCTGGAGCAGATCATCACCGAACTGAAAACGGCCAACCCTACAGCCCGGATTTCCGTAAAGATTCCGGTGACCAGCGGTGTCGGCACCATTGCCGTGGGCGTCGCAAAGGCCGGGGCGGACATTGTCGCCGTTTCCGGTTTCGACGGAGGTACGGGGGCGGCCCGGGAGCACAGCAAGAAATATGTCGGCTTGCCCGCGGAGATCGGCGTTGCCTACGCGCACCGGGCCCTGGTGGAGTCGGGCTTGCGCAGTAATGTCGAACTGTGGGCCGACGGCGGGCTGCGCAGCGGAGCAGATGCCTTGAAAATGATATTCCTCGGTGCGGAACGGGTGGGCTTGGGCACGGTGGCCTTGATGGGCGTTGGCTGCATCAGCTGCCGGCGCTGCCACCTGGACGCCTGCCCTCGCGGCATTTCCACCCAGTTGCGGACCAGGGAGGATGCCCTGGCCAGGGGCGTCAAGGGCTTCTCGCCCATGGACGTGGCCGCGGAGACGGACAACCTGGTCCGGCTGCTGGCCTGCATCGGCGAGGAGATGCGCGCGATCCTGGCGGATCTCGGCGTAGCCCGCCTGCGGGACGTGGTCGGGCGGACGGACCTGCTGACCCAGATCTCCCACAAGGAGGCCGTGGCCCTGGATGATATCCTGGCCAAACCGGCCATGGACGGATCGTGCGGTCCGGCAGGCGCGTTGCGGATCGTCCGCAAGCCCCTGAACTATCTGACTAAGCTCGTTGCGCATATCTCTCTGTCCGAATTTGACGAGGAACAGACCCGCGAGGTGCGGTATACGGATCAGTACGTGCGCAGCGTGGACCGGGCCATGGGCACCTATCTTGCCGGTGCCGTTGTCCGGCAATTCGGCGATGCCGGCGAGCGCAAAGCCCGGCTGCGGCTGGACTCCTCGGTGCCGGGCAACGGCCTGTGTGCCTTCAACATCCCGGGCATCGAGGTGATGGTGGACGGCGGAGCCCAGGACGGCACGGCCAAGGGAAGCTTCGGCGGCGCGTGCGGGGTGTTCAAGGGCGCCAACCTGCTGGGTCGTCGCGTGGACGGCTCCACGGGCAAGAGCTTTGCCTACGGGGCCATTGGCGGGATGCTCATGGTCCAGAACTATGCCGACTCCCGGGCCTGCATCCGGATGTCCGGGGCGGACGCCGTGTTCGGGGCGCGAATCACCGCGCGAGTTCGCGACGAAGAGGGCAATCTGGCTGTCCGGGCTCACCTGAAAGGCTTTGCCTTCGAGTACATGACCGGGGGGCGGGTAGTGGTCCTGGGCGATCCGGGGCCATGGATCTGTTCGGGGATGACCGGCGGCGTGATCTATCAATGCCTGTACCCGGAGTTCGGTTTCGAAGAGACGTCGCTATATCGCCGAATGGCCCGCGGAGCTGACGTGACGGTCCGTCCCGCGGATGAAAAAGCCCTGGGGGACATCCGAGAATTGCTGGGCAGGTATGTGACTGAATTGCGATCAACTTTTCAGGAAGAAGAAGCCCTGGAGGTTGAACGACTGATGGCTGAAGCCGAAACTCGCTTCGTGTCCATCATTCCTGTTGAAAAAAAGCCGACCAAGGCTGAGTAGGAATGGACATGAATGATATTCATTATCGATACAAGCAGGTGCCACTTGCGTAAATTTTGGTATCTGTTGATGCTGTTTAGAATCAAGGAATCGAACTGTGCGCAAGTAAATTGCTGAACACCAACCTCAGACCTGGAGTGATGAAATGATCAAACACATTGTCATGTGGACGCTGAAGGATGAGGCCGAGGGGGCCGTGGCTGTGGAGAACGGGAAGAAAATCAAGCAGATGCTCGAGGGGCTCAACGGGAAGATTCCGGGGCTGAAGCACCTGGAGGTGGGGCTGGATGTTTTTCAGGCTTCGCCGGAATGGCATGTGGTGCTCTACTC
Encoded proteins:
- a CDS encoding ATP-binding protein, whose translation is YGKPKLLIIDEIGYLPFETNAAHLFFQLASRRYERGSLLLTSNRSVGEWGEVFGDAVVATAILDRVLHHSHVVTIRGESYRLREKRRSGMKTVMTAAPSTQTQGGQF
- a CDS encoding ribonuclease H-like domain-containing protein translates to MLINTFCHIPRIGNIKERKIWEAGIPTWKDALSNGQKYPKLLSKTALQTLEESTERLHYGEADWFAQCLPKTETWRLCSHFGDKAAFVDIETTNDDGEIRITTIALYDGKRLRTYVQGRNLESFCDDIQEYSLLVTFNGRCFDGPIIERELQAQLPKAHVDLRFVLRSVGITGGLKACERRLGLSRDELEGLDGYFAVLLWHEYQTTGDERALETLLAYNAADVLSMPVLLAHAYEAKLMETPFHGTPVTCPKIAENPHHPHEEIIQRIRKRFGLRFLSQWGDHSKG
- the htpX gene encoding protease HtpX, whose amino-acid sequence is MKRIALFLITNIAVILVLSVVLSLLGFTGILDETGVGLDYGSLLLFAAVFGFGGSFISLAMSKWMAKRMTGAQVITTPRNQAEAWLVETVKSQAARAGIGMPEVAIFDQDTPNAFATGMTKNSSLVAVSTGLMRTMNKDEVEAVLAHEVSHIANGDMVTLTLIQGVVNTFVIFISRVVGYFVDRVILKNEEGLGIGFFVTSIVAQIVFGILASTIVFWFSRQREFRADAGGAKLAGREKMISALEKLRKSMTEPLPEQMSSFGISGKTGDHGLKMLFMTHPPLEHRIAALQGKSIQ
- a CDS encoding glutamate synthase-related protein produces the protein MSHPVQLSRPDAALCEERDACAIIAFVDKRGRMTHANVVRTIEALKKMAHRSGDINDEGDGCGIMTDIPRELWSHRLHEAGLSPHLAESSGFFVGHFLLPHRIRERAEEICDKIRHIFALRGLDLLLELRGKTNDAELGPMARAETPLFWQVAGLVKQEVRITTGQLLFKVVQELEAMEPDLHVASLSQDTVVYKVRGGPDLLQRVYPELRDPATRSKICLGHSRYSTNTLPTVERTQPFSILAHNGEINTIERLRGASRNLGIDPVLGGSDSQDLNRCIEGLIHRFGFELIEAFAMLFPAVHSEVEQYPEDLRKVYETYRWLFPPSAQGPAAIVARHGDVCIGSVDALGLRPLWFGESDYNYYLSSEKGVVDLEDTASDPIPLAPGEKMAILSVSGRRAVVFNYRAYQRRLVRLMQGRSALQERVRAYYRDIPEQKGELVRLEDLFDDGLPRMTPTEMTRDNVLAAFGWHKYDVDMRKKTATIGGAVIGSMGYQGPLACLSGEGLPNISEYFKENVAVVTNPAIDREREADHFTTRCILGDRPEMGSRERSGAVGLELRTPLLLGGCLDSQVCGSALSTLAAEFGTQTMDAVLSFFTAQGRDPGRVAILDATFDPRGDLPSRLDDLCDEAHTAINNGAVLLILDDSRSFSDGRVFLDPGLALAVMGNFLEEHRLRRRCSLIVRSAAVRNLHDVMFLIGLGADAINPYLIWRMARLHATESRPAETVIRTTMDVLQKGMEKVMSTMGIHELCGYGRIFSSIGLADDLAALFKCQNFCRSADTGLSMARMAETAHIRLAKATDQVPAPLWSTPPRNAMVGKILRRTATGVVGFREMAQELTALERENPVALRHVLGFVRPAEHAHPLVMREVDISIGNHAMPLFIPAMSFGSQGESSFRAYAEAAKILNIICMNGEGGEIPDMLGKYRHNRGQQIASGRFGVHMAFLNSADFLEIKVGQGAKPGEGGHLPGQKVTAMVAEARHCKPGIPLISPSNHHDIYSIEDLEQIITELKTANPTARISVKIPVTSGVGTIAVGVAKAGADIVAVSGFDGGTGAAREHSKKYVGLPAEIGVAYAHRALVESGLRSNVELWADGGLRSGADALKMIFLGAERVGLGTVALMGVGCISCRRCHLDACPRGISTQLRTREDALARGVKGFSPMDVAAETDNLVRLLACIGEEMRAILADLGVARLRDVVGRTDLLTQISHKEAVALDDILAKPAMDGSCGPAGALRIVRKPLNYLTKLVAHISLSEFDEEQTREVRYTDQYVRSVDRAMGTYLAGAVVRQFGDAGERKARLRLDSSVPGNGLCAFNIPGIEVMVDGGAQDGTAKGSFGGACGVFKGANLLGRRVDGSTGKSFAYGAIGGMLMVQNYADSRACIRMSGADAVFGARITARVRDEEGNLAVRAHLKGFAFEYMTGGRVVVLGDPGPWICSGMTGGVIYQCLYPEFGFEETSLYRRMARGADVTVRPADEKALGDIRELLGRYVTELRSTFQEEEALEVERLMAEAETRFVSIIPVEKKPTKAE
- a CDS encoding Dabb family protein; the encoded protein is MIKHIVMWTLKDEAEGAVAVENGKKIKQMLEGLNGKIPGLKHLEVGLDVFQASPEWHVVLYSELESREALEGYQKHPEHLRCVEFVKKVVSNRGVVDYEI